In one Methylocaldum szegediense genomic region, the following are encoded:
- a CDS encoding efflux transporter outer membrane subunit, with the protein MQVVSPRRRRARRFMLFCLAFVSGRSLRAGFTVGCVILAAGCAWIPPGGKRAEFISAPDMTHGLSEAREKEPLTPRRAWPEEQWWRQFGSSELNRLMAVALKDNPGLKAAAARLRQAQALARVEGARLLPFLDADIEFANERISEHGVYAALNREEAAGAHIVFASINPVSLRYEFDFWGKNRAALEAALGEAEASAAEQAEVRLQLTTAIARAYFRGVALRQQLDLAREMVELSHELFELADSRFENGITSAHSVKQAIIALESDEKREAATEDLLDVQRNLLARLMGTSPDQTRYLFANPVTIPERIPLPSQLPIGLLAHRPDLAAALHRAEAAAYRIKEAKARFLPTIDLTAFAGVNALRLTKGASSLANVLFSGSSFAYGVAPGLRLPWFEGGRLRGELSAQRAEYDAAVELYNDTLVQAIQEVADSLSSWRETRKILEAHRRLLASQQEDLDLALTRLEAGLDDRRMVVRSRHAVLAQEYMLKNLETNQLIAMTDLIEALGGGYTNDADITRSQSIAD; encoded by the coding sequence ATGCAAGTGGTTTCCCCAAGGCGCCGACGTGCACGGCGCTTCATGCTGTTCTGTCTCGCTTTTGTAAGCGGTCGAAGCCTTCGGGCCGGGTTCACCGTTGGATGCGTCATTCTCGCTGCGGGTTGTGCCTGGATTCCGCCTGGTGGGAAACGGGCCGAGTTCATCTCCGCCCCGGATATGACACATGGGCTCTCCGAAGCCCGTGAGAAGGAACCATTGACACCAAGGAGAGCATGGCCTGAAGAACAGTGGTGGCGGCAGTTCGGCAGCTCCGAACTGAATCGTTTGATGGCGGTGGCTCTCAAGGACAATCCCGGCCTCAAGGCGGCCGCGGCGAGGCTGCGCCAGGCGCAAGCCCTGGCCCGGGTGGAAGGCGCGAGGCTGCTGCCGTTCCTGGACGCAGACATAGAGTTCGCCAACGAAAGAATTTCGGAGCACGGTGTATACGCCGCGCTCAATCGCGAGGAGGCGGCAGGCGCACATATCGTCTTCGCCAGCATCAACCCCGTCAGTCTCCGATACGAATTTGATTTCTGGGGCAAGAATCGGGCGGCACTGGAAGCGGCGCTGGGCGAGGCGGAAGCGAGCGCTGCCGAGCAAGCGGAAGTCCGTCTGCAGTTGACCACTGCTATCGCCCGAGCCTACTTCCGCGGCGTGGCGCTTAGGCAGCAGCTCGATCTGGCGCGGGAAATGGTGGAACTAAGCCATGAGCTGTTCGAGCTCGCCGATTCTCGCTTCGAGAACGGAATTACCTCTGCCCACTCCGTGAAACAGGCAATCATTGCCCTAGAATCCGACGAAAAACGCGAAGCCGCTACCGAGGACCTGCTGGACGTGCAGCGGAATCTACTGGCCCGGTTGATGGGCACCAGCCCCGACCAGACCCGTTATCTATTCGCCAATCCGGTGACCATCCCGGAAAGAATTCCGCTGCCCTCCCAGCTTCCCATAGGTCTGCTCGCGCATCGGCCTGACCTCGCGGCCGCACTGCACCGGGCCGAAGCCGCCGCGTACCGGATCAAAGAAGCCAAGGCGCGCTTTCTGCCCACGATCGATCTCACCGCTTTCGCCGGCGTGAACGCCCTGAGGCTCACCAAAGGAGCGAGCTCTCTGGCCAACGTTCTTTTCTCCGGGTCTAGTTTCGCTTACGGGGTCGCCCCGGGGCTCAGATTACCCTGGTTCGAGGGCGGACGGCTGCGCGGAGAACTGTCTGCGCAGCGGGCAGAGTACGACGCTGCGGTCGAGCTTTACAACGACACCTTGGTACAGGCCATACAAGAGGTCGCGGACAGCCTGAGCAGCTGGCGCGAGACTCGCAAAATATTGGAGGCTCACCGACGTCTCCTGGCTTCGCAGCAAGAAGATCTCGATCTTGCGTTGACGCGCTTGGAGGCCGGACTGGATGACCGTCGCATGGTTGTCCGGAGCCGGCACGCGGTTCTGGCCCAGGAGTATATGCTGAAAAACCTGGAGACCAACCAGCTCATAGCGATGACTGATCTGATCGAAGCCTTGGGTGGCGGCTATACGAATGACGCCGACATTACGCGGTCCCAATCGATCGCAGATTGA
- a CDS encoding HlyD family efflux transporter periplasmic adaptor subunit, translating into MKIHPKAIRARRNRRLLLVALAVVASALSYAVYWWIHGRFWVVTDNAFVAGNLIPVEADTTGIVTQVLVEETQFVNKGDLLVQLDEHRAYAALGQSEGDLGRTVRSIGALFATRQQLCRKRDARSALLARVRHDVIRFRQAYPSGSVSEQVLQNAEDQMTALGAELREVGAELQAIEARVGGTSRTEHPEIEAAKHRFIEAYLDFVRQRIRAPVSGYVAKRKVQVGDRVHPGDLLLMVVPLDHLWVEANLRETELRKVRPGQSAEVIVDLYGRRRLYHGTVEGLVPGTGSVFALLPPDNATGNFIHIVQRVPVRIALRKDEILKRPIRPGLSTVTSIHIGEPGRPVNTSLVEAVTQEYATDIFAEELTEAESRAQSIIADNQIPSHDSLDETCTVPAPLATERLDPKRLGRTTPNGDGKLQTSAPEGQRIPPMPSPEKTVDRLGISTRHHRSKMGGGNFEGSFIQPG; encoded by the coding sequence ATGAAGATTCATCCCAAGGCGATTCGCGCCCGCCGTAATCGTCGTTTGTTGCTGGTGGCTCTAGCCGTGGTCGCGAGTGCGCTGAGCTATGCCGTGTATTGGTGGATTCACGGCCGGTTCTGGGTCGTAACCGACAATGCCTTCGTCGCCGGCAATCTGATCCCGGTCGAAGCGGATACCACCGGCATCGTCACCCAGGTCCTGGTCGAAGAAACCCAATTCGTGAACAAGGGCGACCTCCTGGTTCAGCTCGACGAACACCGCGCTTACGCCGCCCTGGGACAAAGCGAAGGCGACTTGGGGCGGACCGTGCGCAGCATCGGCGCCCTGTTTGCGACACGCCAGCAACTCTGCCGGAAACGGGATGCACGCTCGGCCCTGCTCGCCCGAGTACGCCATGACGTGATTCGCTTCCGCCAGGCGTATCCGAGCGGTTCAGTTTCGGAGCAAGTCTTGCAAAACGCCGAGGATCAGATGACCGCGCTCGGGGCGGAACTACGTGAGGTCGGGGCGGAACTCCAGGCCATTGAGGCACGCGTGGGGGGCACCAGCCGCACGGAACACCCCGAGATCGAAGCCGCCAAACACCGGTTTATCGAGGCTTATCTGGATTTCGTGAGGCAGCGTATTCGGGCGCCTGTGTCGGGTTATGTGGCGAAGCGCAAGGTCCAGGTGGGCGACCGGGTCCACCCCGGAGACCTGTTGCTCATGGTAGTGCCCCTGGATCATTTGTGGGTGGAGGCGAACCTGCGCGAGACTGAGTTGCGTAAGGTTCGGCCGGGCCAGTCGGCCGAAGTGATCGTCGATCTCTACGGTCGGCGTCGGCTTTATCACGGCACGGTCGAAGGGCTGGTGCCCGGCACTGGCAGTGTGTTCGCCCTGCTGCCGCCGGACAATGCCACTGGCAATTTCATTCATATCGTCCAGCGGGTGCCGGTGCGCATTGCTTTGCGGAAAGACGAGATTCTGAAGCGACCGATCCGTCCGGGTCTATCCACGGTGACCTCCATCCATATCGGCGAGCCCGGCCGGCCGGTGAATACCTCTCTGGTGGAGGCCGTCACCCAGGAATATGCGACCGATATCTTTGCCGAAGAGTTAACCGAAGCGGAATCCAGAGCGCAGTCCATCATTGCAGACAATCAGATTCCAAGCCACGATTCATTAGACGAGACCTGCACCGTTCCGGCACCCCTGGCCACCGAGCGGCTCGATCCTAAGCGGCTTGGGAGAACCACGCCGAACGGTGACGGCAAGCTGCAGACCAGCGCCCCGGAAGGACAGCGTATACCGCCGATGCCGTCTCCTGAAAAAACCGTCGATCGTTTAGGCATCTCGACGCGCCACCATCGCTCGAAAATGGGCGGCGGAAATTTCGAAGGAAGCTTTATTCAACCAGGCTGA
- a CDS encoding cytochrome ubiquinol oxidase subunit I — MDALILARIQFAFTVSFHILFPAFTIGLASYLAVLEGLWLATKREVFLQLYKYWLIVFAVAFAMGVVSGIVMSYQFGTNWGPFSEKTGPILGPLLAYEVLTAFFLEAGFLGVMLFGLERVGPKLHFAATLLVAFGTLLSAFWILSANSWMHTPAAFHFEAGRYVPDSWIGVIFNPSFPYRFTHMVLAAYLATAFVVGATGAWHLLKDKTSAPARVMFVMAVGMAAVVAPTQLIVGDLHGLNTKEHQPAKVAAMEGHFESRVGAPLILFGIPDVDEAQTKYALEIPKLGSLILEHDLDAKVTGLDAFPRDRWPPVPIIFWAFRVMVGIGMLMILFGLVGAVQFFRKRLFDDTWFQRWGVAMGPLGFVAILAGWFVTEVGRQPFAVYGLLGTQDAVSPIGTPGVAGSLLGFIVVYTIIFGAGFFYLIRLLRRSPATGLEKPTEKGPLRTTGVLPGPALEKGPH; from the coding sequence ATGGATGCCCTGATTCTCGCGCGGATACAGTTCGCATTCACGGTGAGTTTTCACATCCTTTTTCCGGCGTTCACGATTGGACTCGCAAGCTATCTCGCCGTGCTCGAGGGCCTTTGGCTCGCGACCAAACGTGAAGTCTTCCTGCAGCTCTACAAATACTGGTTGATCGTCTTCGCCGTCGCCTTCGCCATGGGGGTCGTCTCCGGCATCGTGATGAGCTATCAGTTCGGCACTAACTGGGGGCCGTTTTCGGAAAAGACCGGCCCTATCCTGGGGCCCTTGCTCGCCTACGAGGTGTTGACGGCATTCTTCCTGGAGGCCGGCTTTCTCGGCGTGATGCTGTTCGGCCTCGAGCGCGTCGGCCCTAAGCTCCATTTCGCGGCGACGCTCCTAGTCGCCTTCGGCACTCTCCTCTCGGCGTTCTGGATCTTGTCCGCGAACAGCTGGATGCACACGCCGGCAGCGTTTCACTTCGAAGCAGGCCGCTATGTGCCCGACAGTTGGATCGGCGTGATTTTCAATCCGTCCTTTCCTTATCGCTTCACACACATGGTGCTGGCAGCCTATCTCGCGACTGCGTTCGTGGTCGGCGCGACCGGAGCCTGGCATCTTCTGAAGGACAAGACGAGCGCGCCGGCCCGCGTTATGTTCGTCATGGCGGTCGGAATGGCGGCGGTGGTCGCGCCGACGCAGCTGATTGTGGGCGATCTCCATGGCCTCAACACCAAGGAACACCAACCTGCCAAGGTTGCGGCGATGGAGGGACACTTCGAAAGCCGAGTCGGCGCGCCGCTAATTCTATTCGGCATCCCGGATGTCGACGAAGCTCAGACGAAATACGCCCTCGAAATCCCCAAGCTCGGCAGCCTAATCCTCGAACACGACCTCGATGCCAAAGTGACCGGCTTGGATGCTTTTCCACGAGACCGCTGGCCCCCCGTGCCGATCATCTTTTGGGCATTCCGGGTCATGGTCGGGATCGGGATGCTGATGATTCTGTTCGGACTGGTCGGTGCCGTGCAATTCTTCCGAAAGCGTTTGTTCGATGACACCTGGTTCCAGCGCTGGGGGGTCGCCATGGGGCCGCTGGGGTTCGTGGCGATCCTGGCCGGCTGGTTCGTGACTGAGGTGGGCCGCCAACCTTTTGCGGTGTACGGGCTCCTCGGAACGCAGGATGCGGTCTCGCCCATCGGTACGCCAGGCGTCGCCGGGTCGCTGCTGGGGTTCATCGTGGTCTACACGATCATTTTCGGGGCCGGCTTTTTTTATCTGATCCGGCTCCTGAGACGCTCGCCGGCGACCGGGCTCGAGAAACCGACGGAAAAAGGCCCTCTCAGGACGACCGGCGTCCTGCCGGGGCCGGCACTCGAGAAAGGCCCGCATTAG
- the cydB gene encoding cytochrome d ubiquinol oxidase subunit II, with protein sequence MFDLATIWFGLIGVALLAYAMLDGFDLGIGILFLLGRDEEERDRMMNSVAPVWDGNETWLVLGGGGLFAAFPLAYSLVLTALYAPVIGMLLALILRGVAFEFRFRTVRAKTYWDWAFIGGSTAAAFFQGVMVGALVQGIRIEDRVYAGGWFDWLSPFSVLCGVALVTGYALLGASWLVIKLDGELQARMRQLQEPLGLATILAIAFVSFGTMVVNDTIRDRWFGPEAIQPLWLIPLATAGLALAFYRAVRAQRTVAPFLLALGLFAMAFLGLAGSLFPYLVPPSITYRDAVNPDTSLAFLLVGAVILLPLILGYTAYAYWIFRGKVHASEGYH encoded by the coding sequence ATGTTCGATTTAGCGACAATTTGGTTCGGACTGATCGGCGTGGCCCTGCTCGCCTACGCCATGCTGGACGGCTTCGATCTCGGAATCGGCATCCTGTTCCTCTTGGGCCGCGACGAAGAGGAGCGCGACCGCATGATGAACAGCGTGGCGCCGGTCTGGGATGGCAACGAGACCTGGCTTGTCCTGGGCGGCGGCGGTCTGTTCGCCGCCTTTCCTCTCGCCTATTCGCTGGTGCTGACGGCGTTGTACGCGCCGGTGATCGGGATGCTTCTCGCCCTGATCCTGAGGGGCGTCGCCTTCGAATTCCGGTTCCGGACAGTGCGCGCCAAGACCTATTGGGACTGGGCGTTCATCGGCGGTTCCACGGCTGCAGCCTTCTTCCAGGGCGTAATGGTCGGCGCCTTGGTTCAGGGCATCCGGATCGAGGACCGCGTCTACGCCGGCGGCTGGTTCGACTGGCTCAGCCCGTTTAGCGTCCTCTGCGGCGTAGCGCTGGTCACGGGCTATGCCTTGCTCGGCGCTTCCTGGCTGGTCATCAAGCTAGATGGTGAGCTCCAGGCGCGGATGCGGCAGCTTCAGGAGCCGCTTGGCCTCGCGACCATTCTCGCCATCGCGTTCGTCAGTTTCGGGACCATGGTCGTCAACGACACTATCCGGGATCGCTGGTTCGGACCCGAAGCGATTCAACCTTTGTGGCTCATCCCGCTCGCTACCGCCGGGCTCGCGCTCGCGTTCTACCGTGCGGTACGCGCCCAGCGCACCGTCGCCCCTTTCCTGCTAGCGCTAGGCTTGTTCGCCATGGCTTTCCTGGGGCTCGCCGGCAGCCTTTTCCCTTATCTGGTGCCGCCGAGCATCACTTACCGCGACGCCGTAAACCCCGATACCAGCCTAGCGTTCCTGCTGGTCGGCGCTGTCATCCTCCTGCCGCTCATTCTCGGCTATACGGCTTACGCCTATTGGATTTTTCGCGGCAAGGTGCATGCCAGCGAGGGCTATCACTGA